One window from the genome of Gadus macrocephalus chromosome 7, ASM3116895v1 encodes:
- the LOC132462012 gene encoding olfactory receptor 2A12-like, producing the protein MDSNMTIVRPAYFIIRGFSGTPHINYYYFFLLVLYIMSVVENGVVMALICLDQSLKTPKYIAVFNLAFVDVVGSSALVPKVFDTFWFDHKKITYSNCLTYEFFNFLTLTMQSLNLVVLSFDRLVAITFPLRYQIIVSLKTMFSLVAACWIIAILVNLIAVGLLTRLSYCRSVVINSYFCDHGPLYRLACNDYRPNHIISIVLPVLIIWAPLLFILISYMCIGAALAKISGGQDRMKAFKTCSAHIMLVIIYYLPILVTFSVAAKMPRNARIICLSLAAVIPPAFNPLIYVLQTQEIKLSLKKVFKRMKQSKIAVK; encoded by the coding sequence ATGGACTCTAACATGACTATTGTGAGACCAGCATACTTCATTATCAGGGGCTTTTCAGGCACCCCTCATATTAACTACTACTATTTCTTTTTACTGGTGCTGTACATCATGTCAGTGGTGGAAAACGGGGTGGTGATGGCCTTGATCTGCTTAGACCAGAGTCTCAAGACTCCAAAGTATATTGCTGTGTTCAACTTGGCGTTTGTAGACGTGGTCGGCAGCTCCGCCCTGGTGCCCAAGGTTTTTGACACGTTCTGGTTCGACCACAAGAAAATCACTTACAGCAACTGCTTAACCTATGAGTTTTTTAATTTCTTGACTCTCACCATGCAGTCTCTTAATCTGGTTGTACTCTCCTTCGACAGGCTAGTGGCGATCACCTTTCCATTGCGTTATCAGATCATTGTGAGTCTGAAGACCATGTTCTCACTGGTAGCTGCTTGCTGGATTATTGCCATCCTTGTCAACTTGATAGCTGTAGGGCTTCTAACACGACTGTCCTACTGCAGGTCTGTTGTTATCAACAGCTATTTCTGTGACCATGGGCCGCTCTATCGACTTGCCTgcaatgactatcggcccaatCATATCATTTCCATAGTGTTACCAGTTTTAATTATTTGGGCTCCATTGCTCTTTATCTTGATATCTTACATGTGCATTGGTGCAGCTTTGGCTAAAATATCTGGAGGACAGGATAGGATGAAGGCTTTTAAAACATGCAGTGCCCATATAATGTTggtgattatttattatttacctATTCTGGTCACTTTTAGTGTTGCCGCTAAAATGCCTCGCAATGCAAGGATAATTTGTCTTTCTCTTGCAGCAGTCATACCTCCAGCGTTTAACCCACTTATTTATGTTCTACAGACTCAGGAAATCAAACTTTCTCTGAAAAAGGTGTTCAAAAGAATGAAGCAATCAAAAATTGCAGTGAAGTAG
- the LOC132462006 gene encoding olfactory receptor 1E16-like has translation MNLKKGRQRSWSSSLTSLGYHTMDSNMTIVRPAYFIISGFSGIPHVNYYYLFLLVLYIVSVVENGIVMALICFDQSLKTPKYIAVFNLAFVDMVGSSALVPKVIDTFWFEHKYISYSNCLTYLFFYYVILIMQSLNLALLSFDRLVAITFPLRYQIIVSLKTMFSLVAVSWIISIFDMLVAVGFLIRLSYCRSVVINSYFCDHGPLYRLACNDYRPNDIISIVIPVFIIWAPLLFILISYMCIGAALAKIDGAQDRMKAFKTCSAHIMLVIIYYLPILVTFNVAAKMPRNARIISLSLAAVIPPALNPLIYVLQTQEIKLSLKKVFKRMKQTKISRISICDI, from the coding sequence ATGAACCTgaagaaagggagacagaggagcTGGTCAAGCTCTCTTACATCACTTGGATATCATACAATGGACTCTAACATGACTATTGTGAGGCCAGCATACTTCATTATCAGTGGCTTTTCAGGCATCCCTCATGTTAACTACtactatttatttttactggTGCTCTACATCGTGTCAGTGGTGGAAAACGGGATAGTGATGGCCTTGATCTGCTTCGACCAGAGTCTCAAGACTCCAAAGTATATTGCTGTGTTTAACTTGGCGTTTGTAGACATGGTCGGCAGCTCTGCCCTGGTGCCAAAGGTTATCGACACGTTCTGGTTCGAGCACAAGTACATCTCGTACAGCAACTGCTTAacctatttgtttttttattatgtgatCCTCATCATGCAGTCTCTTAATCTGGCTTTACTCTCCTTTGACAGGCTAGTAGCGATCACCTTTCCATTGCGTTATCAGATCATTGTGAGTCTGAAGACCATGTTCTCACTGGTGGCTGTTAGCTGGATTATCTCCATCTTTGACATGTTAGTAGCTGTAGGATTTCTAATCCGGCTGTCCTATTGCAGGTCTGTTGTTATCAACAGCTATTTCTGTGACCATGGGCCGCTCTATCGACTTGCCTGCAATGACTATCGGCCTAATGATATAATTTCAATAGTGATACCAGTATTTATTATTTGGGCTCCATTGCTCTTTATTTTGATATCTTACATGTGCATTGGTGCAGCTTTGGCTAAAATAGATGGCGCGCAGGATAGGATGAAGGCTTTTAAAACATGCAGTGCTCATATAATGTTGGTGATTATTTATTACTTACCTATTCTAGTCACTTTTAATGTTGCTGCTAAAATGCCTCGCAATGCAAGGATAATAAGTCTTTCTCTTGCAGCAGTCATACCTCCAGCGTTGAACCCACTGATTTATGTTCTACAGACTCAGGAAATCAAACTGTCTCTGAAAAAGGTGTTCAAAAGAATGAAGCAAACAAAAATTAGTAGAATATCAATATGTGATATTTAA
- the LOC132462013 gene encoding olfactory receptor 2A12-like: MDSNMTIVRPAYFVISGFSGIPHVDYYYLFLLVLYIMSVVENSVVMALICLDQSLKTPKYIAVFNLAFVDVVGSSSLVPKVIDTFWFDHKYITYSNCLTYEFFNYMTLTMQSLNLVVLSFDRLVAITFPLRYQIIVSLKTMFSLIAACWIIAILVNLIAVGLLTRLSYCRSVVIDSYFCDHAPLYRLACNDNRPNYILAKVLPAIILWVPLLFVLITYTSIGVALSTIAGAHDRMKAFKTCSAHMILVAIYYLPILFTLALYAKVPPNVRIINMSLAAVLPPVLNPLIYVLQTQEIKQSLKKVFKRIKRSKIAMK, from the coding sequence ATGGACTCTAACATGACTATTGTGAGACCAGCATACTTCGTGATCAGTGGCTTTTCAGGAATCCCTCATGTTGACTACtactatttatttttactggTGCTCTACATCATGTCAGTGGTGGAAAACAGTGTAGTGATGGCCTTGATATGCTTAGACCAGAGTCTCAAGACTCCAAAGTATATTGCTGTGTTTAACTTGGCGTTTGTAGACGTGGTCGGCAGTTCCTCCCTGGTGCCCAAGGTTATCGACACGTTCTGGTTCGACCACAAGTACATCACGTACAGCAACTGCTTAACTTATGAGTTTTTTAATTATATGACCCTCACCATGCAGTCTCTTAATCTGGTTGTACTCTCCTTCGACAGGCTAGTGGCGATCACCTTTCCATTACGTTATCAGATCATTGTGAGTCTGAAGACCATGTTCTCACTGATAGCTGCTTGCTGGATTATTGCCATCCTTGTCAACTTGATAGCTGTAGGGCTTCTAACACGACTGTCCTACTGCAGGTCTGTTGTTATCGACAGCTATTTCTGTGACCATGCACCACTCTATCGACTCGCCTGCAATGACAATCGGCCTAATTATATACTTGCCAAAGTGTTACCAGCTATTATTCTTTGGGTTCCATTGCTGTTTGTCTTGATCACTTACACGTCCATTGGTGTTGCTCTGTCTACAATAGCTGGAGCCCATGATAGAATGAAGGCTTTCAAAACATGCAGTGCTCACATGATTTTAGTGGCAATCTATTACTTACCAATTCTATTCACTTTGGCTTTGTATGCTAAAGTGCCTCCAAATGTCAGGATCATTAATATGTCTCTCGCTGCTGTCCTACCTCCAGTGTTGAACCCACTCATTTATGTTTTACAGACTCAGGAAATTAAACAGTCTCTGAAAAAGGTGTTCAAAAGAATAAAACGATCAAAAATTGCTATGAAATAG
- the LOC132462014 gene encoding olfactory receptor 2A12-like — MDSNMTIVRPAYFVISGFSGIPHVNYYYLFLLVLYIMSVVENSVVMALICLDQSLKTPKYIAVFNLAFVDVVGSSSLVPKVIDTFWFDHKYITYSNCLTYEFFNYMTLTMQSLNLVVLSFDRLVAITFPLRYQIIVSLKTMFSLIAACWIIAILVNLIAVGLLTRLSYCRSVVIDSYFCDHAPLYRLACNDNRPNYILAKVLPAIILWVPLLFVLITYTSIGVALSKIAGAHDRMKAFKTCSAHMILVAIYYLPILFTLALDAKVPPNVRIINMSLAAVLPPVLNPLIYVLQTQEIKQSLKKVFKRIKRSKIAMK, encoded by the coding sequence ATGGACTCTAACATGACTATTGTGAGACCAGCATACTTCGTTATCAGTGGCTTTTCAGGAATCCCTCATGTTAACTACtactatttatttttactggTGCTCTACATCATGTCAGTGGTGGAAAACAGTGTAGTGATGGCCTTGATATGCTTAGACCAGAGTCTCAAGACTCCAAAGTATATTGCTGTGTTTAACTTGGCGTTTGTAGACGTGGTCGGCAGTTCCTCCCTGGTGCCCAAGGTTATCGACACGTTCTGGTTCGACCACAAGTACATCACGTACAGCAACTGCTTAACTTATGAGTTTTTTAATTATATGACCCTCACCATGCAGTCTCTTAATCTGGTTGTACTCTCCTTCGACAGGCTAGTGGCGATCACCTTTCCATTACGTTATCAGATCATTGTGAGTCTGAAGACCATGTTCTCACTGATAGCTGCTTGCTGGATTATTGCCATCCTTGTCAACTTGATAGCTGTAGGGCTTCTAACACGACTGTCCTACTGCAGGTCTGTTGTTATCGACAGCTATTTCTGTGACCATGCACCACTTTATCGACTCGCCTGCAATGACAATCGGCCTAATTATATACTTGCCAAAGTGTTACCAGCTATTATTCTTTGGGTTCCATTGCTGTTTGTCTTGATCACTTACACATCCATTGGTGTTGCTCTGTCTAAAATAGCTGGAGCCCATGATAGAATGAAGGCTTTCAAAACATGCAGTGCTCACATGATTTTAGTGGCAATCTATTACTTACCAATTCTATTCACTTTGGCTTTGGATGCTAAAGTGCCTCCAAATGTCAGGATCATTAATATGTCTCTCGCTGCTGTCCTACCTCCAGTGTTGAACCCACTCATTTATGTTTTACAGACTCAGGAAATTAAACAGTCTCTGAAAAAGGTGTTCAAAAGAATAAAACGATCAAAAATTGCTATGAAATAG
- the LOC132462009 gene encoding olfactory receptor 9K2-like: MDSNTTIVRPEYFIISGFSGIPHVNYYYLFLLVLYIVSVVENGVVMALICLDQSLKTPKYIAVFNLAFVDVVGSSALVPKVIDTFWFDHKYISYSNCLTYLFFYYVILTMQSLNLALLSFDRLIAITFPLRYQIIVILKTMFSLVAACWIIAILVNLIVVGLLTRLSYCRSVVINSYFCDHGPLYRLACNDNWPNHIISIVLPVLIIWAPLLFILISYMCIGAALAKIAGVQDRMKAFKTCSAHIMLVIIYYLPILVTFSVAAKMPRNARIISLSLAAVIPPALNPLIYVLQTQEIKLSLKKVFKRMRQSKMLLK, from the coding sequence ATGGACTCTAACACGACTATTGTGAGGCCAGAATATTTCATTATCAGTGGCTTTTCAGGCATCCCTCATGTTAACTACtactatttatttttactggTGCTCTACATCGTGTCAGTGGTGGAAAACGGGGTGGTGATGGCCTTGATCTGCTTAGACCAGAGTCTCAAGACTCCAAAGTATATTGCTGTGTTTAACTTGGCGTTTGTAGACGTGGTCGGCAGCTCCGCCCTGGTGCCCAAGGTTATCGACACGTTCTGGTTCGACCACAAGTACATCTCGTACAGCAACTGCTTAacctatttgtttttttattatgtgatCCTCACCATGCAGTCTCTTAATCTGGCTTTACTCTCCTTTGACAGGCTAATAGCGATCACCTTTCCATTGCGCTATCAGATCATTGTGATTCTGAAGACCATGTTCTCACTGGTAGCTGCTTGCTGGATTATTGCCATCCTTGTCAACTTGATAGTTGTAGGGCTTCTAACACGACTGTCCTACTGCAGGTCTGTTGTTATCAACAGCTATTTCTGTGACCATGGGCCGCTCTATCGACTTGCCTGCAATGACAATTGGCCCAATCATATCATTTCCATAGTGTTACCAGTTTTAATTATTTGGGCTCCATTGCTCTTTATCTTGATATCTTACATGTGCATTGGTGCAGCTTTGGCTAAAATAGCTGGAGTGCAAGATAGGATGAAGGCTTTTAAAACATGCAGTGCCCATATAATGTTGGTGATTATTTATTACTTACCTATTCTAGTCACTTTTAGTGTTGCCGCTAAAATGCCTCGCAATGCAAGGATAATTAGTCTTTCTCTTGCAGCGGTCATACCTCCAGCTTTGAACCCATTGATTTATGTTCTACAGACTCAGGAAATCAAACTGTCTCTGAAAAAGGTCTTCAAAAGAATGAGGCAATCAAAAATGTTATTGAAGTAG